A window from Malania oleifera isolate guangnan ecotype guangnan chromosome 7, ASM2987363v1, whole genome shotgun sequence encodes these proteins:
- the LOC131160682 gene encoding non-specific phospholipase C6-like, protein MGGHKSKSGNRAPSFSPLLILFLALFCSSRPTRFASGAQPIKTIVVMVLENRSFDHMLGWMKNSVNPSINGVTGAECNPVSTKNGTRSICFTDDAEFVDPDPGHSFEDVEQQVFGSGSLPSMTGFVEQALSISQNLSETVMRGFKPGSIPVYTSLVREYAVFDRWFSSIPGPTQPNRLFAFSGTSHGSISHVPKQLAKGYPQKTIFDSLHENGIDFGIYYQSLPSTLFYKNLRKLKYILKFHHYGLKFKKHARQGKLPKLTVIEPRYFDVVGSPANDDHPSHDVANGQRLVKEVYETLRGSPQWNETLLVITYDEHGGFYDHVHTPLGSIPNPDGNVGPAPNFFKFDRLGVRVPTIMVSPWIKKGTVMSRAKGPTPSSEFEHSSIPATIKKMFNLTSNFLTHRDAWAGTFEQVVGQLTSPRTDCPEVLPEVASLRSAEADENRGLSEFQSELVQLAAVLNGDHFLSSFPDGMGKQMSVKEADEYVNGAISRFIRASKEAIKLGADESAIVDMRSSLTTRPLSPHN, encoded by the exons ATGGGGGGACACAAATCCAAATCCGGAAACAGAGCACCTTCATTTTCTCCTTTGCTCATCCTCTTCCTCGCGCTGTTCTGTTCATCTCGACCCACCCGTTTCGCTTCCGGAGCCCAACCCATCAAAACCATCGTCGTTATGGTCCTGGAGAATCGCTCCTTCGACCACATGCTCGGGTGGATGAAAAACTCCGTCAACCCATCAATCAACGGCGTCACCGGCGCCGAATGCAACCCGGTTTCCACCAAGAATGGGACCCGGTCCATCTGCTTCACCGACGATGCCGAGTTCGTGGATCCGGACCCGGGTCACTCCTTCGAGGACGTGGAGCAGCAGGTCTTCGGCTCCGGATCCCTTCCCTCCATGACCGGATTCGTGGAACAAGCCCTCTCCATCTCCCAAAACCTCTCCGAGACCGTCATGAGAGGGTTCAAGCCCGGATCCATACCCGTCTACACCTCCCTGGTCCGGGAATACGCCGTCTTCGACCGGTGGTTCTCTTCAATCCCCGGTCCGACCCAACCCAACCGGCTCTTCGCCTTCTCCGGCACCTCCCATGGATCAATCAGCCACGTTCCGAAGCAACTCGCAAAAGGGTACCCTCAGAAAACCATCTTCGACTCTCTCCACGAGAATGGAATCGACTTCGGGATTTACTACCAGAGCTTACCCAGCACTCTGTTTTACAAAAACTTGCGAAAGTTGAAGTATATTCTGAAATTTCATCACTATGGTTTGAAATTCAAGAAGCACGCGAGACAAGGGAAGCTCCCCAAATTGACTGTGATCGAGCCAAGGTACTTTGATGTTGTGGGATCTCCCGCAAATGATGATCACCCATCTCACGATGTAGCGAATGGGCAGAGACTGGTGAAGGAGGTTTATGAGACTTTGAGAGGGAGCCCTCAGTGGAATGAGACCCTTCTGGTGATTACCTATGATGAGCATGGTGGGTTCTATGATCATGTGCACACCCCTCTCGGGTCTATCCCTAACCCGGATGGGAATGTGGGTCCTGCCCCGAATTTCTTCAAGTTTGACAGGCTTGGGGTTCGGGTACCCACAATTATGGTCTCCCCCTGGATCAAGAAAGGCACTG TGATGAGTAGGGCAAAGGGACCAACTCCAAGCTCTGAGTTTGAGCATTCATCCATCCCAGCAACCATAAAGAAGATGTTCAATCTCACATCCAATTTCTTAACTCACAGGGATGCTTGGGCTGGAACCTTTGAGCAGGTGGTAGGGCAACTCACCTCTCCCAGAACCGATTGCCCAG AGGTGCTTCCAGAAGTGGCCTCTTTGAGGAGCGCAGAAGCAGATGAGAACAGGGGACTGTCTGAGTTTCAGAGTGAGTTGGTCCAACTGGCTGCCGTTCTCAATGGTGACCACTTCCTCAGCAGCTTCCCAGATGGGATGGGGAAGCAAATGAGTGTGAAGGAAGCTGATGAGTATGTGAATGGTGCCATCTCAAGGTTCATCAGAGCAAGCAAAGAGGCCATCAAGCTGGGTGCTGATGAATCTGCCATTGTTGACATGAGGTCATCTCTCACCACAAGACCACTTTCACCCCACAATTAA